A genome region from Pseudomonas pergaminensis includes the following:
- a CDS encoding c-type cytochrome — MKYALLALVLLLNTHSAIAAGDAEAGGKLFAKTCGGCHSIGEGARGGFGPQLNGIIGRPAGTTTDYQYSDAMKNSGVVWTRDKLAAYIEAPKKVVSGTRMIFWGISDQEKIENILAYLETFQPK; from the coding sequence ATGAAGTACGCATTACTCGCCCTCGTCCTGTTACTCAACACCCACTCAGCTATTGCCGCGGGCGATGCGGAGGCGGGCGGCAAGCTCTTCGCCAAGACCTGCGGCGGCTGTCACAGCATCGGTGAAGGCGCACGCGGTGGCTTCGGCCCGCAACTTAACGGCATCATCGGCCGGCCCGCCGGCACTACCACCGACTACCAGTATTCCGACGCAATGAAAAACTCCGGTGTGGTCTGGACCCGCGACAAACTCGCCGCCTATATCGAGGCACCAAAAAAAGTGGTGAGCGGCACGCGCATGATCTTCTGGGGCATCAGTGACCAGGAAAAAATTGAAAACATCCTGGCGTACCTCGAAACGTTCCAGCCCAAATAA
- a CDS encoding response regulator: MAQPSILVLEDDEIIRALMVDVLEDFGAVVTSFPSADEGMIYLERADDPVDLIVSDIQMPGLLNGYDLSKVVAHRWPTVPVVLTSGNTKLAAQLGGSVRFLPKPWSTEHLIECVQTALTQQGLSMH, encoded by the coding sequence ATGGCTCAGCCATCGATTTTGGTACTGGAAGACGACGAAATCATTCGCGCGTTAATGGTGGACGTACTGGAAGATTTCGGTGCAGTCGTTACGTCTTTTCCTTCGGCGGATGAGGGGATGATTTACTTGGAGCGGGCCGATGATCCAGTCGACCTGATTGTCAGCGATATCCAGATGCCGGGCCTGCTCAATGGCTATGACCTGAGCAAAGTGGTGGCCCATCGCTGGCCAACGGTGCCAGTGGTGCTGACCTCAGGCAATACCAAGCTGGCGGCGCAATTGGGCGGCTCGGTGCGGTTTTTGCCCAAGCCGTGGAGCACTGAGCATCTGATTGAGTGCGTACAAACGGCATTGACCCAACAAGGCTTGTCCATGCACTGA
- a CDS encoding alkaline phosphatase D family protein — translation MPHLDTLPAVLAGPLLRRLEPRRLVLWLVGSRALELTLTLHLPTETLEITLDQCQIVPVGRHAFIHLIDVPLGDALPLDVEIPYDLVFDNTGIADWAPHLLYANAQLPSFVLHSRIHQLVHGSCRKPHHSADEGLLCVDRLLAEAHTPADRPALLMMSGDQVYADDVAGPMLRAIHALITRLGLFDEYLEGAVVDDSASLYGHRASYYHRADLLPALDSNETLRERFFGGVKKPIFTSSTADNHLVTFAEVIAMYLLVWSPTPWTLITPQAPRLSPEEQQRYAREQAQIDTFRDGLPGVARVFAHLSTLMIFDDHDITDDWNLSAQWEETAYGHPFSKRIIGNALLAYLLCQGWGNQPDAFGELISQSQALTRQPQANHLDAGALDELIETLLKFQQWHYVLPTTPALVVLDTRTRRWRSEFTLKQPSGLLDWEALSELQQELLDHPSAIIVSPAPIFGVKLIETVQKVFSWCGHPLLVDAENWMAHRGAAQVILNIFRHSRTPGNYVILSGDVHYSFVYEVLIRHRNAGPRIWQITSSGIKNEFPPRLLEWFDRLNRWLYSPRSPLNWFTRRRPMQVVPHIPEHAEAGERLWNSAGIGQVFFNEQGQPEAIYQHNADGKAQTRMVAPQ, via the coding sequence ATGCCGCACCTCGACACACTGCCCGCCGTACTGGCCGGCCCACTGCTGCGACGCCTCGAACCTCGGCGCCTGGTGTTGTGGCTGGTAGGCAGTCGAGCCCTGGAATTGACCCTGACGTTGCATCTGCCAACCGAAACGCTGGAGATCACCCTTGACCAATGCCAGATCGTGCCGGTGGGGCGCCACGCCTTTATCCACCTGATCGACGTCCCGCTGGGTGATGCGCTGCCCCTGGACGTGGAGATCCCCTACGACCTGGTGTTCGACAACACCGGCATCGCCGACTGGGCACCGCACCTGCTGTATGCCAACGCGCAACTTCCAAGTTTTGTTTTGCACAGCCGTATCCATCAGTTGGTACACGGCTCCTGCCGCAAACCCCATCACAGCGCCGACGAAGGCCTGCTGTGCGTTGACCGCCTGCTGGCTGAAGCCCACACCCCGGCCGACCGCCCTGCCCTGCTGATGATGAGTGGCGACCAGGTGTACGCCGACGATGTCGCTGGGCCAATGCTGCGGGCGATCCATGCGCTGATCACACGCCTGGGCCTGTTCGATGAATACCTGGAAGGCGCCGTGGTGGACGACAGCGCCAGCCTCTATGGACACCGCGCCAGCTACTACCACCGCGCCGACTTGCTGCCGGCACTGGACAGTAACGAGACCCTGCGCGAACGCTTCTTTGGCGGAGTGAAAAAACCCATTTTCACCAGCAGTACCGCGGACAATCACCTGGTGACCTTCGCCGAAGTCATCGCGATGTATTTGCTGGTGTGGTCACCCACGCCCTGGACGCTGATCACGCCTCAAGCACCGCGACTGAGTCCTGAAGAACAGCAACGTTATGCCCGCGAACAGGCACAGATCGATACATTCCGCGACGGCCTGCCTGGCGTTGCGCGGGTGTTCGCCCACCTGTCCACCTTGATGATCTTTGATGATCACGACATCACCGACGACTGGAACCTCAGCGCCCAGTGGGAGGAAACCGCCTACGGTCACCCGTTCTCCAAGCGCATCATCGGCAATGCCCTGCTGGCCTACCTGCTGTGCCAGGGCTGGGGCAACCAGCCGGATGCATTTGGCGAACTGATCAGCCAAAGCCAGGCGCTTACCCGCCAGCCCCAGGCCAACCATCTGGATGCCGGAGCGCTGGATGAGTTGATCGAAACGCTGCTCAAGTTCCAACAATGGCATTACGTACTGCCCACCACCCCCGCCCTGGTGGTGCTCGACACCCGTACCCGGCGCTGGCGCAGCGAGTTCACCCTCAAGCAACCCTCCGGCCTGCTCGACTGGGAGGCCTTGAGCGAACTGCAACAGGAACTGCTCGACCACCCCTCGGCCATCATCGTCTCGCCCGCGCCGATCTTCGGCGTGAAGCTGATCGAGACGGTACAGAAGGTCTTCAGCTGGTGCGGCCACCCCTTGCTGGTGGATGCGGAAAACTGGATGGCCCATCGCGGCGCGGCCCAGGTGATCCTCAACATCTTCCGCCACTCGCGCACGCCGGGAAACTACGTGATCCTCTCAGGTGACGTGCACTACTCATTCGTCTACGAAGTGCTGATCCGCCATCGCAACGCCGGCCCCAGGATCTGGCAGATCACCAGCAGCGGCATCAAGAACGAATTCCCCCCAAGGCTGTTGGAATGGTTCGACCGCCTCAACCGCTGGCTCTACTCACCACGCTCGCCCCTCAACTGGTTCACCCGCCGGCGCCCCATGCAGGTAGTGCCGCATATTCCCGAGCATGCAGAAGCCGGCGAACGACTATGGAATTCGGCGGGGATTGGCCAAGTGTTTTTTAACGAACAGGGCCAGCCTGAAGCGATTTACCAGCACAACGCGGATGGTAAGGCGCAGACGAGGATGGTGGCGCCGCAATAA
- a CDS encoding ATP-binding protein, with the protein MKPEDFEELLANCADEPIRFPGAIQPHGVLLTLSEPDLKFIQVSTNVGMLFGHAPEALLGQPLHVLVGAEHAKAVAAMAEHNTFFDAPPLHVTFNGAEFEGLLHRHQGVLVLEFEPRLKDFRPRALNGRTSDLGKMLQRLQSAKTLQALYEISVTEIQAMTGYDRVLIYRFEDEGHGQVIAEASAPSMELFNGLFFPASDIPEQARELYRTNWLRIIPNAAYEPVPLLPKLRPDTGQPLDLSFATLRSVSPIHCQYMQNMGVQSSMSISLMKGDKLWGLISCGNREPLLVPNDLRTACQTIGQVLSLQISAMEALDLSRQREEKVEALARLDKAMKASEENVFDGLAQQPQLLMDLTLSGGVAIIEDKQLHRYGNCPEPAQIRALHKWLQEGGEPVFSSHNLASVYPPAAEFQQVASGVLAMSLPKPVDNGVLWFRPEVKENINWSGDPKKPLDLENSDAGLRLRPRTSFEIWKVEMAGISTKWSHGDRFAANDLRRSALENDLARQVLREQQAVRARDELVAVVSHDLRNPMTVISMLCGMMQKAFSSDGPHTSRRISSAIDTMQQAAGRMNVLLEDLLDTSKIEAGRYVVKPVALDVSQMFEEAYSLLAPLAMEKGIDLSFNAEPGLQINGDPERLFQVLSNLIGNAIKFTPRQGNIGISAMSNGEEIVFSVRDSGEGIAPEQLPHVFDRYWTQAENNPTGSGLGLYITQGIVQAHGGKIVAESEVGRGSEFRFTVPKVIEDSHT; encoded by the coding sequence ATGAAACCCGAAGATTTTGAAGAGCTGCTTGCCAACTGCGCCGACGAGCCAATCCGCTTTCCGGGGGCGATCCAACCCCACGGTGTGCTGCTGACATTATCGGAGCCAGACCTGAAGTTCATCCAGGTCAGCACCAACGTCGGCATGCTGTTCGGCCATGCGCCCGAGGCGTTGCTGGGCCAGCCGCTGCACGTACTGGTAGGCGCCGAACACGCCAAGGCCGTTGCCGCCATGGCCGAACACAACACGTTTTTCGATGCCCCACCGTTGCACGTCACGTTTAACGGCGCAGAGTTCGAAGGCCTGCTGCACCGCCATCAAGGTGTGCTGGTGCTGGAATTCGAGCCACGACTGAAAGACTTCCGTCCACGGGCACTGAACGGCCGCACCAGTGACCTGGGCAAGATGCTGCAACGTTTGCAGTCGGCGAAAACCCTGCAAGCGCTGTACGAAATCAGCGTGACTGAAATCCAGGCCATGACTGGCTACGACCGCGTGCTCATTTACCGTTTCGAAGACGAAGGCCATGGCCAGGTGATCGCCGAAGCGTCGGCGCCGTCCATGGAACTGTTCAACGGGCTGTTCTTCCCTGCGTCCGACATCCCCGAGCAGGCCCGTGAGCTGTATCGCACCAACTGGCTGCGCATCATCCCGAATGCGGCCTATGAGCCGGTGCCCCTGCTGCCCAAGCTGCGCCCGGACACCGGCCAACCGTTAGACTTGAGCTTCGCCACGTTGCGCAGCGTGTCGCCGATTCACTGCCAGTACATGCAGAACATGGGCGTGCAGTCGTCCATGAGCATCTCGCTGATGAAGGGCGACAAACTCTGGGGCCTGATCAGCTGCGGCAACCGCGAACCGCTGCTGGTGCCGAATGACCTGCGCACGGCCTGCCAGACCATCGGCCAGGTGCTGTCGTTGCAGATCAGCGCCATGGAAGCACTGGACCTGAGCCGTCAACGCGAGGAGAAAGTCGAGGCCCTGGCCCGCCTGGATAAGGCCATGAAGGCGTCAGAAGAAAACGTGTTCGACGGCCTGGCCCAGCAACCGCAATTGCTGATGGACCTGACCCTGTCCGGCGGCGTGGCGATCATCGAAGACAAGCAACTGCATCGCTACGGCAACTGCCCGGAACCGGCGCAGATCCGTGCGCTGCACAAGTGGCTGCAGGAAGGCGGCGAGCCGGTTTTTTCCAGCCACAACCTGGCCTCGGTCTACCCGCCGGCCGCCGAGTTCCAGCAGGTCGCCAGCGGCGTGTTGGCCATGAGCTTGCCCAAGCCTGTGGATAACGGCGTGCTGTGGTTCCGTCCGGAAGTCAAAGAGAACATCAACTGGAGCGGCGACCCGAAAAAGCCACTGGACCTGGAAAACTCCGACGCCGGCCTACGCCTTCGCCCACGCACCTCGTTTGAAATCTGGAAGGTGGAAATGGCCGGCATCTCCACCAAGTGGAGCCACGGCGACCGCTTCGCCGCCAACGACCTGCGCCGCTCCGCGCTGGAAAACGACCTGGCCCGCCAGGTGCTGCGCGAGCAACAGGCCGTGCGCGCCCGCGATGAGCTGGTGGCGGTGGTGTCCCACGACCTGCGTAACCCGATGACCGTGATCTCCATGCTTTGCGGCATGATGCAAAAGGCCTTCAGTTCCGATGGCCCACACACTTCGCGGCGGATTTCCTCGGCCATCGACACCATGCAACAGGCCGCCGGGCGTATGAACGTGCTGCTGGAAGACTTGCTCGACACCTCGAAAATCGAGGCCGGACGCTATGTGGTCAAGCCCGTGGCGCTCGATGTAAGCCAGATGTTTGAAGAGGCGTACTCGCTGCTCGCACCACTGGCGATGGAGAAAGGCATCGACCTTTCTTTCAACGCCGAGCCTGGCCTGCAGATCAATGGCGACCCAGAGCGTCTGTTCCAGGTGCTGTCGAACCTGATCGGCAACGCGATCAAGTTCACGCCGCGCCAGGGCAATATTGGCATCAGTGCGATGAGCAACGGCGAAGAGATTGTCTTCTCGGTGCGTGACTCCGGCGAGGGTATTGCGCCGGAACAACTGCCGCACGTGTTTGATCGGTATTGGACCCAGGCGGAAAACAACCCGACCGGCAGTGGGCTGGGGTTGTATATCACGCAAGGTATTGTCCAGGCCCATGGCGGCAAGATTGTTGCCGAGAGTGAGGTGGGCCGGGGTAGTGAGTTTCGCTTTACAGTGCCGAAGGTGATTGAAGACTCGCATACCTGA
- a CDS encoding response regulator — protein MSNLLIVDDDLEVLALLKKFFLQHGYGVETAATGADLWAAMERQPADLIILDLMLPGDNGLLLCQRLRQQYATPVIMLTAMGELSDRVVGLEMGADDYLSKPFDARELLARVRAVLRRAGESRPPLGEVARPLIRFAGWQLDLTRRELRSPDQVMIPLSSGEFDLLLVFAEHPQRVLTREQLLNLARGHSHDAFDRSIDVQVSRLRRKLEFDTKRPAMIRTVRNGGYQFTASVTRS, from the coding sequence GTGAGCAACCTGTTGATCGTGGACGATGACCTTGAGGTCCTCGCGCTGCTGAAGAAATTTTTCCTGCAACACGGCTATGGGGTCGAGACGGCTGCCACTGGCGCCGACCTGTGGGCGGCGATGGAGCGCCAGCCGGCCGACCTGATCATCCTCGACCTGATGTTGCCGGGCGATAACGGCCTGCTGCTGTGCCAGCGCCTGCGCCAGCAATACGCCACGCCGGTGATCATGCTCACGGCTATGGGCGAACTCAGCGATCGTGTCGTGGGCCTGGAAATGGGCGCCGATGACTACCTGAGCAAACCCTTCGATGCACGCGAATTGCTGGCCCGGGTGCGTGCCGTACTGCGCCGGGCGGGTGAAAGCCGACCGCCGCTGGGCGAGGTCGCGCGCCCGTTGATCCGGTTCGCGGGCTGGCAGCTGGACCTCACGCGCCGTGAGTTGCGCTCGCCCGACCAGGTGATGATCCCGCTGTCTTCCGGCGAGTTCGACCTGCTGCTGGTGTTCGCCGAGCACCCCCAGCGCGTATTGACCCGTGAGCAACTGTTGAATCTGGCACGGGGCCACAGCCATGACGCGTTCGACCGCAGCATCGACGTGCAAGTCAGCCGCCTGCGCCGCAAGCTGGAGTTCGATACCAAGCGCCCGGCGATGATCCGCACGGTGCGCAATGGCGGATATCAGTTCACCGCCAGCGTGACCCGTTCATGA
- a CDS encoding DUF3916 domain-containing protein: MRRLSLTNKKLRNIPRHLRALTRWADSFEGCFYEELPLRPDYINLKIPVIENLVEGNQTTPEILAHCAQQMIKVAGHLVEARSDGDPECWIVACIMVPDMFSSRVCVYTDKARLLGHTQPFDYEYFRQTRIIGRSLAREWGLVVPPGLHEVGFHFIHEDEDGTVFESEHWYFGEVSTTDEDPGAERWKYQTFRSFQAQHPHLFGPST, encoded by the coding sequence ATGCGCAGACTGTCACTCACAAACAAAAAACTCCGCAACATCCCCAGGCACCTCAGAGCTCTGACCCGCTGGGCAGACAGCTTCGAAGGCTGTTTTTACGAAGAGTTACCGCTGCGACCCGACTATATAAACCTAAAAATCCCAGTTATTGAAAACCTTGTTGAAGGCAATCAAACCACACCGGAAATTCTGGCGCATTGCGCTCAACAGATGATCAAGGTTGCAGGTCACTTGGTTGAAGCACGATCAGACGGTGACCCTGAGTGCTGGATTGTCGCCTGTATCATGGTCCCGGACATGTTCTCAAGCCGAGTCTGTGTCTACACCGACAAAGCCCGCCTTCTCGGCCACACCCAGCCCTTTGACTACGAGTACTTTCGCCAAACACGCATCATCGGCCGAAGCCTTGCCCGCGAATGGGGGTTGGTCGTTCCGCCGGGCCTCCACGAAGTTGGCTTTCACTTCATCCACGAGGACGAAGACGGAACCGTCTTCGAGTCAGAGCATTGGTACTTCGGCGAAGTCAGCACGACCGATGAAGACCCTGGCGCAGAGCGCTGGAAGTATCAAACCTTCAGGTCCTTCCAAGCACAGCATCCACATTTGTTTGGTCCGTCCACTTAG
- a CDS encoding MlaA family lipoprotein, which produces MRSLTYPQHLARQAVLLLTVSYLTGCASPAPVTPITRCAPVNDSVYDPAEPVNRGVFAFNRAVDDYALAPVARGYRYLPDFFQQGVHNFASNFSEPKVFINDLLQGNPRRSVNTLGRFAVNTTVGVVGLFDVSDRLGIPRHKADFGQTFGVWGVGNGPIVELPLLGTSNSRDAAGKVLGFLISPLGDSDTVQTLGTVSLVGGTVDTRASLLPLTDSLQKLPDYYSALRNVVAHNRAAFVLEGRDGAASPEASECTNGASDDF; this is translated from the coding sequence ATGCGCTCGCTGACGTATCCCCAGCATTTGGCCCGCCAGGCCGTGCTGTTGCTGACGGTGTCCTACCTGACGGGCTGTGCCAGCCCGGCCCCGGTAACGCCCATCACTCGCTGCGCGCCAGTGAACGACTCGGTGTACGACCCCGCCGAACCGGTCAACCGCGGCGTGTTTGCGTTTAACCGGGCGGTGGATGACTACGCCTTGGCACCGGTGGCGCGGGGTTACCGTTACCTGCCGGACTTTTTCCAACAGGGTGTGCATAACTTCGCCAGCAACTTCAGCGAGCCGAAGGTGTTTATCAACGATCTGCTGCAAGGCAACCCACGGCGCTCGGTCAATACCCTGGGGCGTTTTGCCGTGAATACCACCGTAGGCGTGGTGGGGCTGTTCGACGTGTCGGACCGCCTGGGAATCCCACGGCACAAAGCTGACTTCGGTCAGACATTCGGCGTGTGGGGCGTGGGTAACGGGCCGATCGTGGAATTGCCATTGCTGGGCACCAGCAACAGCCGGGATGCGGCAGGCAAAGTGCTGGGCTTCCTGATTTCGCCGCTGGGGGACAGCGACACGGTGCAGACGTTGGGCACTGTCAGCCTGGTTGGCGGCACTGTCGATACGCGGGCGTCACTGTTGCCGCTGACCGACAGCCTGCAAAAACTGCCGGATTACTACAGCGCGTTACGCAACGTGGTGGCACACAATCGTGCAGCGTTTGTGCTGGAAGGCAGGGACGGGGCGGCTTCACCTGAGGCGAGCGAGTGCACAAATGGCGCGAGCGACGACTTCTGA
- a CDS encoding colicin E3-like toxin immunity protein, which produces MGLKVRLEWFDRTTQQLRGAEDSADMGDDYSAISELGLSTAEDVNNGMFELRREWLPLIQARFSHEIALLESDYFIAFDYEDANE; this is translated from the coding sequence ATGGGACTAAAAGTGAGATTGGAATGGTTCGACAGAACCACACAGCAGCTACGTGGCGCGGAGGACTCGGCAGATATGGGAGACGATTACTCCGCGATTTCCGAGCTTGGATTGTCGACAGCCGAAGATGTCAATAACGGGATGTTTGAGCTGCGGAGGGAGTGGCTACCACTGATACAGGCACGTTTTTCTCATGAAATTGCTCTTTTAGAAAGCGACTACTTCATCGCGTTTGATTACGAAGATGCAAACGAATAA
- a CDS encoding sensor histidine kinase, with product MSLRPRDTVARWIALTILIAMITALAFNALFVQLAGVWARPPLTETGLLEKIAVVVRVVEASELSQRSRLAQAVGDDGFNVTWAAQRQALGLPVLDDPDFHSGEQVFKHLLQGPPRSMEAYEPSDWPDGNGHYALLVQLADRSWLMFSASSRSWGLDDGARSLIVVLLVLISTALVTLVATRRLARPLQHFALGARRFGADFRAPPIEPMGPHELRQAILAFNSMQAQLRHFIQDRTQMLAAISHDLRAPLTRLRLRGEFIEDADQQQRLFRDVDEMQAMINTALEFFRDDARLEQATQLDLAELLQTLIDDYRDQSIDLTFRGPPRLVYFGRPLGLKRVMTNLMDNAIHYGVAPEVELQQRSGEVVIRVLDRGPGIAAEHREQVFLPFYRLEGSRNKSTGGVGLGLSTARAIVLEHGGTLTLTERQGGGLEAVVVLPV from the coding sequence ATGAGCCTGCGCCCGCGTGACACCGTGGCCCGTTGGATCGCCCTGACCATCCTGATCGCCATGATCACCGCGCTGGCCTTCAACGCGTTGTTCGTGCAATTGGCCGGCGTGTGGGCACGGCCGCCGCTGACCGAAACCGGCTTGCTGGAAAAAATCGCCGTGGTGGTACGCGTGGTCGAGGCCTCGGAGCTCTCGCAGCGGTCGCGCCTGGCACAGGCGGTGGGTGATGACGGGTTCAACGTGACGTGGGCAGCCCAGCGGCAGGCATTGGGTTTACCCGTGCTGGACGACCCGGACTTCCATTCGGGCGAGCAGGTCTTCAAGCATTTGCTGCAGGGGCCGCCGCGTTCGATGGAAGCCTACGAACCGTCTGACTGGCCAGACGGTAACGGCCACTACGCGCTACTGGTGCAATTGGCTGACCGATCCTGGCTGATGTTCAGCGCGTCGTCGCGCAGTTGGGGGCTGGATGATGGCGCGCGCAGCCTGATCGTGGTGCTGTTGGTGCTGATCTCCACCGCGCTGGTCACCCTGGTCGCGACCCGCCGCCTGGCTCGGCCCCTGCAGCACTTCGCCCTGGGCGCGCGGCGCTTCGGTGCCGACTTTCGCGCGCCGCCCATCGAACCGATGGGCCCTCACGAACTGCGCCAGGCGATCCTTGCGTTCAACAGCATGCAGGCGCAGTTGCGGCACTTCATCCAGGACCGTACCCAAATGCTGGCGGCCATCTCCCACGACCTGCGCGCACCGCTAACCCGCCTGCGCCTGCGCGGTGAGTTCATCGAAGATGCCGACCAGCAACAACGACTGTTCCGCGACGTCGACGAAATGCAGGCCATGATCAACACCGCCCTGGAATTCTTCCGCGACGACGCCCGGCTGGAGCAAGCCACCCAACTGGACCTGGCGGAATTGCTGCAAACCCTGATCGACGACTACCGCGACCAGTCCATCGACCTCACCTTTCGTGGCCCACCGCGCCTGGTGTACTTCGGCCGACCACTGGGCCTCAAGCGGGTGATGACCAACCTGATGGACAACGCCATCCACTACGGCGTGGCGCCGGAGGTCGAGTTACAGCAACGGTCGGGAGAGGTGGTCATTCGCGTGCTGGATAGAGGCCCAGGTATCGCGGCTGAACATCGGGAACAGGTATTCCTGCCGTTTTATCGCCTCGAAGGGTCGCGCAATAAAAGCACCGGCGGTGTCGGGCTGGGGTTATCGACCGCGCGGGCGATTGTGCTGGAACACGGCGGAACACTAACCCTGACAGAACGCCAGGGCGGAGGGTTGGAGGCGGTGGTGGTGTTGCCGGTGTGA
- a CDS encoding diguanylate cyclase: MNDTSDNNPLKQDFSHFNADMLHTVLELVSDGIWDWNANTGFVYRNPGWYEMLGYHRHALENNVFTWENVIHPDDYPQVMKLFDDYIHRRAPHYQAEYRCRKEDGSYLWIEDRGYVIARNADGSVARMVGAHRDIHLRKCSVEQLERRNQSLEALVAERTRELSRVNRQLQLQLDENRSLAERDALTLVANRYRLEKVLLEECNRAQRFRLPLTLIAMDIDDFKPINDRYGHGVGDRTLVQVVECLESCIRPHDVLARWGGDEFVLVLPKTSLEIAMALAERICQVMRRQPHNGNLKITLSLGVAERQRDAPPTALMARADQALYRAKAAGKDGVSQ; this comes from the coding sequence ATGAACGATACCTCCGACAACAATCCGTTGAAGCAAGATTTCTCTCACTTCAACGCCGACATGCTGCACACCGTTCTGGAGTTGGTCAGCGACGGGATTTGGGACTGGAACGCCAATACCGGGTTCGTCTATCGCAACCCGGGGTGGTACGAAATGCTCGGCTATCACCGCCATGCGCTGGAGAACAACGTGTTCACCTGGGAAAACGTGATCCACCCGGATGACTACCCTCAGGTGATGAAGCTGTTTGACGACTACATCCACCGCCGCGCCCCTCACTATCAAGCCGAGTACCGTTGCCGCAAGGAAGACGGCAGCTACCTGTGGATCGAAGACCGGGGCTACGTGATTGCGCGCAATGCCGACGGTTCAGTGGCGCGCATGGTCGGCGCGCACCGTGATATTCACCTCAGAAAATGCTCCGTCGAACAATTGGAACGACGCAATCAATCCCTTGAGGCCCTGGTGGCTGAACGCACGCGGGAGCTGTCGCGGGTCAATCGACAGTTACAACTTCAGTTGGATGAAAACCGCTCCTTGGCCGAGCGGGATGCCCTGACCCTGGTCGCCAACCGTTATCGCCTGGAGAAAGTGCTGCTGGAAGAGTGTAACCGTGCCCAACGCTTTCGCCTGCCGCTGACGTTGATTGCGATGGACATCGATGACTTCAAGCCGATCAATGACCGCTACGGTCATGGCGTGGGCGACCGCACGCTGGTGCAGGTGGTGGAATGCCTGGAAAGCTGTATTCGCCCCCATGACGTACTGGCCCGGTGGGGTGGCGATGAGTTTGTACTGGTGCTGCCCAAAACCTCGCTGGAGATAGCCATGGCGCTGGCAGAACGCATTTGCCAGGTGATGAGAAGGCAGCCGCACAACGGCAACCTCAAGATCACCCTCAGCCTTGGCGTGGCCGAGCGTCAAAGGGATGCCCCCCCCACAGCCCTGATGGCGCGTGCCGACCAGGCGTTGTATCGCGCCAAGGCTGCGGGCAAGGATGGGGTGTCGCAATAA
- a CDS encoding biliverdin-producing heme oxygenase codes for MHSQAHDVGAPSLLEALRTGTALLHVALEKRLPFFSERLDTDWYQRLLQAYYGFYAPMEAALYECDLIPEGFDRVLRVKTPTLVNDLRALGLNDHAINALPRCANLPVLNTPAALLGALYVLEGATLGGQVLRREMTQRLGVNADNGGAFLDVYGAETGRRWKDFLDYLGRQPLDADDKQRAVIAACSTFSCFEQWLDGQEVLL; via the coding sequence ATGCATTCACAGGCCCATGACGTCGGTGCGCCCTCATTGCTGGAAGCGTTGCGCACAGGCACGGCCCTGCTGCACGTGGCGTTGGAAAAGCGCTTGCCGTTTTTTTCCGAGCGCCTGGATACCGACTGGTACCAACGCTTGCTTCAAGCGTATTACGGCTTTTATGCGCCGATGGAAGCAGCCCTGTACGAATGTGATTTGATCCCCGAAGGCTTCGACCGGGTGCTGCGTGTGAAAACGCCCACCCTGGTGAACGACCTTCGCGCCCTCGGCCTGAATGACCACGCCATCAACGCCCTGCCCCGCTGCGCCAACCTGCCTGTCCTGAATACACCCGCTGCCTTGCTCGGTGCGCTCTATGTGCTCGAAGGCGCGACCTTGGGTGGCCAGGTGCTGCGCCGGGAAATGACCCAGCGCCTTGGTGTGAACGCCGACAACGGCGGTGCGTTTCTTGACGTGTATGGCGCCGAGACAGGGCGGCGCTGGAAAGACTTTCTCGACTATCTGGGCCGCCAACCGCTCGACGCTGACGACAAACAGCGCGCGGTGATTGCAGCCTGTTCGACATTCAGCTGCTTTGAGCAATGGCTCGACGGCCAGGAGGTACTGCTATGA